AGAATCAAACAGGATTGTTCCTTATGGTTTTTGAATTCGGGCTTCGATTTAGGAGCAAGTTTAAACAAATTCTTTTTTTACTGATCCCTACACAATGGAGTTTAGTCAGTTTGTTCAAATTTAGGATAGTTCACAAAAATTTTATAAAGATTGAATGCGAAATAAATAATGGAGTTGTTGAAAAATTCAATTGCGGGACCAACAAAACCGCTTCAATCGTCTATTTCAGTGAAATAAAACAAATGGAGAATTAATTTTTCAACAACTCCATTATTTGCGAAAAAACTGCTACTTGATTTAAAAAATAACACGTTTGTAGACCAAATATAAATTGGTTTTAGTCTTTCTTCGATAACATTCCTTGATCGAGATACTTGTTTATTTTAATGAGAAATGAAAAGAGCAACAAAGGTGAAAACTATGAAAAAAATTCTAATGATTCTGATCGGTTCCTTTTTATTCGGAACCATAGGAAATCTTTATGCACGTCGAGGGAGAGTAATTGCAAATCCGGTGGACATTGTTGAGGCGCCTTATCAAAGTCAGGTTTCTAGTCCACCTGTGGAGTCATTTTATCGGGCCGATATGTTGGATCCGGAGCAGCTTAGAGGTTCGGATGGATTTTGGTCGGCTGGAATGTCGACAGCTCCCGGTAATTCGGATCGTTCCCTTTTCAATCATGTTACTCTTGGTGCTCATACCGGGCGTTCTGCGTATATTAGCGCGACTAGAGCTTTAAGCGACGCTCATATTTTCGGGAATTCGAATATCCCTCAGGATTATTACATTTATCAAATTGCGGGAGCGTCTAATATTTTTGATGTACAACGATCGCTTGGGCCTTACACTCCATCGCATGCGAGAGGAGACGTTGTCGCATTATTTCGAATCACGTGGGGACAGGTTTATGGCTGGTACCGTGTTAGCTTTGGCGTCCGGGGAGAATTCGTACACAATCCTATGTTTGACAGAGGAAGGTATGGTACTACAACATCTTCCCCGGGATATCCGGAGTTAGCTGGGTTTCCTCAAGGTGATCCTCGGTGGGGAAATCGATTTTTTGCGAACGTTGCGAGGTGTGATAATTCTTTACGTTCAAGTAATGGAAGGTGTTATTTAAGAGACGACAAGCGTGATGTCGACCAGAAAATTTACGATAAGAGTTACAAAAAAAGCAAGATACCGAGTCTTCCTATATTTAAAACTCCAATCTCCAAAGTTGCGTCCAGTAAAGGAGTGTATCTAAGTTTATCCAGCTATCTATCCGGCCTTTGTTATGTTACTTCAAAAACTAAAATCGAATGCAGATCCATATTAAATAATGGAAAACTTAGTTCCATTAAAGAAACCACGATAAGCGATACAGGTTATGAAAATTCTTATATGTTTGGTGATATCAATAACGATCAGAAGAATGATTTTTGTCGTTTAGTGGCGGAGGGGAATCGCCGTACATTATTAAAATGTAATCTTGGAGATGGGAATGGAAGATTTCCTAATGAGGTAAATTTCGGGGCTTTAGACGGTGGTTGGGCATCACGAGGGGCCGCAGATAAGCGTGTGATTGTGAAAGGTATTTTTGGAAAAGCTTATTTTTGCCGTATTGTAAATGGGTATGAGATGGCTTGTACAGAGTTAGTCAGAAAAAATGATGGCAGTGGCTTTGCCGTTTTTACTCAGGGAGAAACTAAAAAAACTAATGGATCATATTATTATTCCGATTTGGTTAGGCAGGAGAGTATTTTTACGGATAGTAACCAAGACGGTATTCCTGACTGGTGTAAAGTCGGTTATAAAGCAGGAGATTCTCAAATTTATTCGGAATGTTGGTGGTCGGAAAACGGAAATCAATTTTCCAAAAAGGTAATCTTTAGAAATAATATAGAAACGAAAGGCGTAGTTGCTGCCGCAAATATCATGAATTCTAGAATACCGGATCTTTGTTTTATTCCCGAATATCAGCAAAACAGTTCTGTTGTATGTTATAATTTTCCGAACGAGCTTTTATATTACTCGTCGCATCAATTCAACTATGCGACTCGGCTTATCGAAGCAAGAAACCTTATGAGTGAAAATGACAATGCTCTTTGTGCAACCGAGGTCAGAAGCAGGGGTAAATTAATGAGACTTTCCTGCGTTTCAAAAGATTCTAAATCTTCTACGGGCTTTTCTTCCGTTTTTTCTACATTGAACTTTGAAGATTACGGGAATGTTTTTAATAAGAAGCAGACGACAATTGTTTATTCCAACGGAAGAAGTTTATTTTGTTCGATTGGACAAGATACTGCAGGATGTGTGCCACTCAATCAGAACGCTCCCAGTTGCCAGCTGATAACACCGGCTCAGATGAGATCTATCGGGATTGATCTGGGGCTGGAAAACTTTCAAGGGAAAAATGAATGTTTGGAATTGAATACCAAAGAAGGGTGTTATAGGGAGGACGGAATTTGTTATAAATGGGATTATTGAGAATTGTTTTGTGGCGCTACTTTAGATATTTCAATAATTTATAAAATATTAATAATCTTGGGCGGCGTTGGTTTTAATTGTGCAAATGAAGTCCTTTGCTATTATTTGTTTGAGTGGCGCAGGCGAGGATTCTTATGCTTTTTGAGGCAGATTTACGTAAATCCGATTTAGAGTCTGTCCCAAAACAATTTGATCTTATCAGAATCTTCGCGGGTCGCTGCAATTGTTCCTACGTTTTGGGACAGACTCTGATATGGCGCACCAACTGTAGCAGTAAATCTTTTTTCGCATTTTTTTTAATCATCCAATAATTTAACTCGTTAGAGAAAAGCCTTCGCGACGATTGATCAGACTGATATTCGCGGGTTGGATACCTATACATCGGGAGTTATTCTTAGTCTTAAAACGAAGTTCAAATCTGGAAAGCAGAAGTGCTTCAACACTGAGTCAACAAGTATTCCTCCTTTATCATACATCTTCTCTAACGAGTTCATACTGGACGAATTTTCACTTCTCTTTACTTATCCCTATAAAATAGAGTACCGTTAATTTGAGCACAAACCCCACGTTTAGACGTAGAATTTTAGACGCTTATTATGTAGAGATGAGTAAGAGTTTATAAAGTCTGCGTCTAAATCGGCGCAAGGTCGTTCTCGCTACTGAAATCCTGGTGATTAGAGTGCCCCGCAAAAAATATCCCTAAACGCCGGCAAGTTTCTAAAAAAACGTGGGAGTTCCGTTCCCACAGATTGGCGGTTTTCCGTCGTTTGAAAATGCAGTAGTTCCTATTTAGATGCCGGACTTACAACCTTGATTTTTTTGTCAGAGCTTTGACGGTTTTCCAAAACGTTCTGTGTCAGAGGCCTACACAATTCAAGTGATGAATTCATGGCTTCAAAAAATGAAAAACGTAGAATTGAATTGGCGCCAAGTCGAAAGAAAATCGGTTCTTTTTCCGCTTCCAAAAAATCGAAATTAAGTCTCTTTTCTTTTTCGGAATTTATCCCGATAGAAAAAATATGGAATCCAAAGACCTCAAATCTACCTGGAATTTGCAAAATGGAAAGATGATTCTCCCTTATGTATTACTCTTTACCGGGATTATATTGATTCTGTCTTTGGGTTCCTTCGACGCGGGAGAGCATGGAGTCGAGAACAACTTTTTCGGACGATTAGGATTTTATATTTCTTATGGAATGTTTTTTATGTTCGGAGCGGCCTCGTTTTTGCCCGGATTTTTTATGATCGGCCTCGGGGCGCTTCGGCTTGTCAAAGAAGGGTTGGAATTAACGAATCGACTTTTGTCTCTTCCCATATTTTTATTATGTTTCGCCGTAACCCTTCAAATCACCGGACATGTTTCTACGATTCCTTTCGCGTCCCAAGGAGGACTTGCGGGACAACTTCTTTCTTCGGGTTTGGAATTCGTCTTCGGTGCGACCGGTAAGGTGCTCATTCATCTCATTTTTTATTTTTACGGTTTAATACTTTTGTTAAACGAATCACCTCTTCATTTCGCGGGGAGGATTCTCGGAGCGGCGGGGATAAAATACAGGAAAGGATTACAGTACGGTTTCGGAAAGAGCGGAGAAAATCTCGGCTCTTTTTTTCAATCGGCGGTTGAAAAATTTCAAAGAAAGAGAACTAATCTACCTTGGTTTTCTGCACATACAACAACACATTCCCCGAACCAGTTTCAGCAAGAGATAGGTCCTCACAAACAAACTCAGGGACAAAAAGAAGCATCTTCGTTACGGGATGCGCTTCATTCCACTTTTGGAAAAGAAGGTAGGCTTTCCGATTTATTATCGAAGGTGGATGTGAGTTCCATGGTGACTTCGGAAACTTCTCGGATTCGTTTTCAAAACCGGGGAGCTTTTACCGGAAACTTCGAAGAAGAGGGTAAGGTGTTTCGTTTTCAATCCGTTTCTCCTTCCCTTTCGGAAAAAATTCGGGAACAAAAGACCTTTTCGGAAACCTCCTCCGGTTGGGAAATCATAGATTTTAGAACTTTCGATTCTTCGGGTATAAAACCTAATGTTACGTTAGTCTCTTCTTTTAAGGATTCCGATTCGAGCAGAGGAAACGAATTGGATCGTTTTGTTCCATCGGAAGAAATAGGGGGTAAGGAGGAAGTTTCGTCCGAAGAAACTGGAGCGACCGGGAACTCCGGATTCGAAAAAGAATTTTCTAAAGAAGAGCGCATTACTTCGGATTCTAAGGAAGTTTTGGAGGAATCTATCGAAGAAAAGAAAACCTTGGATTTGGAATTTTCTCGGGGGGAAATTTCTTCCGAAAACATAGAAACCTCCGCCGCTTCAAAATCTCAGAATGTTCCCTTGGCGGAGGATCATGCTCATTCATCCTCAAATTTTTCTTCGGAAAAAAAGGAAGATAAGATAGAATCGACTTTACCGTTTCCTCCTACGACTCTCGTTCCAGAATTCCGGTCCAAACGTTCCATCTATCACGTTCCTCTTAAAAGTTTGAAAACGACCGCTACGAAAATTCAAGATCCTTTATTTAAGATAGAATCGGATAAAGTAGCGCGTAAGATCGAAGAGATCATTCGCCAATATGGGTACGAATCTCAAGTTGTTTCTATGGAGCGCGGACCGATCATCACACGTTATGAACTCTCTCCGCCTTTGGGAGTCAAGCTCGGAAGAATTACTTCCCTTGCGGACGAGCTTCGTCTTTACCTCGCGGTAAAGAATATCCGGATCGTAGCCCCGATTCCGGGTAAGTCCACGATTGGGATTGAGGTTCCGAACAGCATAAGAGAAGACGTTTTTCTCGGAGATATTTTACATCAAAATTTAAGTCTTCGTCCGAAAAAGGATCTTTCCATTCTAATTGGAAAAGATATTTCCGGAAAGTTAGTCGGCATCGATCTAAATAAACTTCCGCATTTGCTTGTTGCAGGAACGACTGGCTCCGGTAAATCGGTTTGTTTAAATTCCATGATTTCTTCTTTAGTGGTACATCTTTCTCCGGAAGAAGTTCGTTTTATCATGATCGATCCGAAGATGGTGGAACTCACTTTGTACGAGGATATCCCCCATTTGTTGATGCCCGTTATCACCGATCCGAAAAAGGCGACTCGTGCCTTAGCTTGGGCGATTCAGGAAATGGAGGCCCGGTATCATTCCGTTTCCAAACTCAAATGCCGCGATTTTAAAACATATAATGAGAAAGTGGAACAGGGCGCACATCGAGACGGTTACAAAAAGATGCCGTATATAGTCATTTTTATCGACGAGCTTGCGGATCTGATGATGGTTTCGGGTAAGGATCTAGAAGACGCGATCACTCGAATCACTCAAAAATCCAGAGCGGTGGGGATTCACCTTATTATGGCGACACAACGTCCGTCCGTGGACGTGATCACCGGTCTCATCAAGGCCAACTGTCCTGCGCGTATGGCTTTTCATGTGGCTCAGAAAACGGATTCTAAGATTATTTTGGATCAAAACGGCGCGGAATCCCTTTTAGGCAAAGGGGATTTTCTTTATAAGTCTCCGACCGCCGCGGATTTAATTCGAATTCAATCTCCGTATGTTTCGGAGGAAGAGATCGAAAAGATTGTGGAAGAGGCGCGCAAGTTCGGCAAACCTTCTTATGTGGATTTCGATCTGGACGAAGAAACGGAAAGTTCGACGGTGGATGAAGAGGACGAACAACTTTTCGAACAAGCTTGGGAGATCGTTCGAACCGATCGTAAAGCTTCCGCAAGTTATTTGCAACGAAGAATGAGGATAGGTTATAATAAGGCCGCACGTTTGATGGAATTGATGGAAGAACGAGGATACGTCAGCCCTCAGATCGGTTCGAAAGGAAGAGAGATTTTAAGAGCTAGTTGATCGGATCGTTTTCTTGAAATTACAATCAGGCTTTTTGATTTGACTCTGAGCATTTTTTCGTATAATCGTTGTTCCATTGCAAAAGTATCCCGCCCGATCGTGCCTCAAGAAAAGGTGACTTGGGCGATTGTCGTCTAAAATAATTTTCTGAAAAATAACGTTAGACTGAATTCACTAAAATATTACTTATCTCCATATAATAGAGTGTCCAAAATTCTGCGTCTAAACGCGGATTTGTGTTCAAATGAGCGGTAATCTGTTTTATAGGGATGAGTATGAATTTTTTAGAATTTTCTATAAAGGTTTTGAAAGAATCTAATCGACCTCTAACTCATATTGAAATATGGGAAATTGGAAAAGAAAAAGGGTATGATACACGGGTAAGTTCTAAAGGAAAAACTCCGTGGCAAACTATTGCGGCTAGAATTTACGTAGATATTCGAGATAACACGAATTCTCCTTTCATTAAGCTAAAACTCCGCCCAACCAAATTTTTTTTAAAGGAGTTGATGTCGAAAGAATTAGAAAAATTAATTCAATTTGACGAAGATAATTCCGCTTCAATAAAAAAGAAAGAGTTAAAATTTGCCGAAAGAGATCTACATAAATATCTTTCTTATTATCTTTACAATTACCATTTTATATATTCTAAAACTATTTTTCATGAAAATTCAAATAAGAAAATTTTTGCTCAATGGGCACATCCTGATGTTGTCGGCGTTCATTTTACAATCACTGATTGGGAAAATGAAGTCATAGATATAGCAAGAGATGTAGGGTCATTAGGTATTAAATTATTTTCTTATGAAATTAAAATTGAACTTAATTTTGGAAATTTACGTGAATCGTTCTTTCAAGCCGTTTCAAATTCGTCGTGGGCTCATGAAGGTTATTTGGTTGTTACAAATTATGATCAGGACGATGAGTTTTATGAAGAATATAAAAGATTATCGAATTCTTTTGGAATAGGGTTGATCTTCTTAGACGTAGATGATCCGGACTCGTCACGAATTATTTTTCAGGCTAAAACTAAAGATTTTATAGACATAGACACTATGAACAAAATCGCGACAATCAATCCGGATTTTAAAGAGTTCTTGAAAAGGATTAGAACAGATCTTACTTCCAGAGAAATTCGCAAAGAAAAATATGATAAAGTAGAAATGGTTGAAAATCTTGAAAATAAAAAGGGTTTAAGAAAAGTAAACGAGGTTTAACTAACGTGAGTTCGGCGGTTGAAAGTTTGGGCGAATAAGAAACTAAAGTGTTGCTGCTTAAACTCAGCGAAACGGCTTTCTAAGGGGGCTCCGTTAACTCAGTAAAACGCTCTATGGATCGCATTTCAGATCGCAACATAATAATCGCTTTCGCATTTTATTATACCGAACTCACGTTAACTCTGCTTCTCGGGGCGCTTCGGTATTTTCCCGATCAATTTTACTTGACCTTCGCACATCGCTCTGTCCATCTTTCTTCGTTCGAAATATTTAACGGGAATACCGCTAAGCGAATTTTCGCATCCACTTCATCGAGCGAAAAAAATTGCAGAAATATCCCCCGACATTGTTTCGCGGAATGGGGGCTACCTACGAGCTTCTTAAAGTTGCCGATGATAGAGCCCAGGCTTGTGATTTTCTCTAAACCCGCTTTTTTCTATGTTCGGATTTTCGATTGCACTTCACAGAGAGCTGCGTGAGCTATCTTTCGAACGAAATCACCATGGAATCAAAATTCGACAGATCGGGGTCGGCCCAAATTTTAGAAAGTGACAAGGTTTCCAAGGTGTCCGATGTTAGTAAAAAAATCCCGGGAGATCCGGTTTTTCTCATGAAAAAAACAATCATTCTCTCTTTTTATATTTTATTTTTAGTCTTAGAGTCTTCTCTCCTGGCGCAACCCGCGCATAATTGGAATTCTCCTTCCGAAGTCGTTAAACAGGTGAAGAAGAAGTTCAATGATCTGAATTCCTACAAGGCCAATTTTCAGATCCAAACCGTTTCCAATAGAAAGAGCAAAAATATGAAAGGCGTCTGTCTTTACAAAAAAGGCGGAAGAATTCGGTATCAATTTAGTGATCCTTCCGGGGATGAGATCGTTTCCGACGGAAAAACTTTGTATATCTACATAGCCCGTCTGAATGCGGTGGGAAAACAGGATCTTACACTCAATAAATCAAATAAATCCGGCCCAATCTTTTCCAGTTTTACGGATGAGGGCCTTTCCAGAATTTTTAGAAAGTACCACTATAAGTTCGATTCGATTGAACAACCACAAACTTCTTCCAAGGATGGACGTAAATACTTTGTACTCAATTTGGAACAAAGGGAAAAAATAGGCGGTTTCGAAACCATGCTCCTTTACGTGGATGCGGAAACGTATTTTATTCAAAAAGCGGTCGCAAGCGACGGAAGAGGAAAGGAAACTACGGTAGAATTTTCCAACTTGGAAATCAATCCGGATCTGGAAGACGGACAGTTTAACTTTCATATCGGCGGAAACGCAAAAATTATAAACAACCCGCTTGTGTCGGAACAATAACCCTAAGTCCTAGAAGGAGAAAAACTTTGAATCAGAAAAGAGTAGGGCAAATTCTCCGCGAGGCGAGAGAAGAAAAAAAACTCAGTGTCAAAGATGTAGCGAAAGAAACCAATATCTCCGTGAAATACATTCTTGCGCTTGAGACCGAGGATTATTCCCAGTTTCCGGGTGAAACTTTCACCATGGGTTTTTTGAAAAATTACGGGAGTTATCTCAAGCTCGATACCGGACAATTGATCAATTTGTATCGGGGGGAAAAGATCGAAGAATCCCAAGCTCCGCTCGAAGAACTGACTCGTCCGACCACTTCGTATTATACGAAAATCAATGTGGATAAGAACAAGATCTTTACGATTGCGTCCGTATTGATCATCCTTATTTCTGCGTACCTCATCATCGATAGTTTTATAGACCCTTCTTCCGGGGACGATGCGGTCGAGGAATCCGGTAAAAAACTGGATATTCCCGAAAACATAGATTTCCTTACCCGTTCCATTCCGGAAAACCGAAGCGAATCATTCATTCTCACGCCCGATAAGGGAGTGAGTTTTTCCGTGAGCAACCAACAGTGTAAACTGTTTATCGACTCCGTGGAAAAAGGAGGAGCCTTAAATACAGCGGTTCTCGCATTTAACGTATATCCCGAACTTACCGTGTATAAATTCCGTCTGAACGAGGGGCAAGAAAAAGTCCTGAGTTATACAATTCCGGAAATTTCCAGTCTTAGGCGCAATGTTCGGATCATCGCGCAGGCCGTGACTGAAAATTCCGCAAAAGTTCTTGTAACGTTAAGCGAAGAGGAACAAAAACAGGAAAATAAGAACAATACGATAGACAACACTAAAACGTTAGGCGACGTTCCAATCCAAGTGACCTTGTTTTTCAACAAGGTGAGTTATGCGGAATTTATCATCGACGGTCAGATGGGATTTAGAGGTCTTGTCCAAGCGAATGAAACCAAAAGTCTGGAAGCAAAGGATCGTCTCGAACTGAAAGTGGGAGACGGTTCTGCCGTGGAGATGATTCAAAACGGAAAACCTAAGATCACCTTAGGGCGTCCGGGAAAACTCGTGAAGAAAATATTCGTGAAAACGCAAAATCCTTATGATAGTACTCAGTCCATCATCAAGGAGTTGGGAGAGTAGGATTTTTTGGACAAGAAGTTCTACATCACCACTCTCGGTTGTCCCAAAAATACCGCGGACTCTATGAGTATGCATCATTCTCTTTTGGAAGAGGGATTTACTCCGGCCACTTTTGCGGAAGAGTCCGATTTTCATTTCATCAATACCTGCACTTTCATTCAATCGGCTACGGAAGAAACGATTCAGACAATTTTGTCTGCGGCCCAGGTCAAAAAACAAAATCACCAGAAACTGGTCGTGGTAGGTTGTTTTGCGGAACGATATCCGGACAATATCAGCTCTGAAATTCCGGAAGTGGATCTGTTTTTCGGCACGGGTAAATATGCACAAGCGGGTAAAATACTACGGGAAAAATTTCCGGACCTTTCCCCTTCGAAACGAGAATTCAATGATAGTCTATTAGAAAGATGGAAACTATCTTCCGGGATCGAAAATTATTCCAAACCGTACGCCTATGTGAAGGTTTCCGACGGTTGTAACCGCGGATGTTCGTTTTGTATCATTCCTTCCTTTCGAGGTAAGTTTCGGGAATCTCCCGTGGAAGATATTCTCCGGGATGCGGACCGTGCGATCCGTGCGGGCGCTAAAGAAATTTGTCTGGTTTCCCAAGACACCGTATATTACGGAAGGGATTCCGAAGTCCTTTTGGATATGGTCCGCAAAGTTGCGGAGATCGGTTCCCTGGAAATTTTAAGGCTCTTGTATTTGTATCCGGATAAAAAAACCGAAAAGTTGATTCATCTGATGGGAGAAACTCCGAAAATCGCTCCGTATCTGGAATCTCCTTTGCAACATGTATCTTCCAAAATTCTGAAGTTGATGAATCGAACCGGGGAGAGTTCCGCTTTCAAGGATCTTTTTGCCTTGGCGAGAGAGGTCAAACCCGGCCTCGAAATTCGGACTTCGTTTATCATCGGTTATCCCGGAGAGGAACCGGATGACGTGGATCAGGTTCTGCGGTTTATTGAGGAAACCAGGCCGGAAAAGGTAAATCTGTTTTCATACTCTCCGCAGGAAGGAACCAAAGGCGCGGAGTTAAAACAAACCGTTCCCGAAAAAGAAAAATCGAAACGAATCAATCTGATCCGGGATGCACATTTGGCGATCTTGGAGGAGATTCACGAATCTCGTATCGGTCAAACTTACGATGCGATTGTGGATTCTGTCGAAGACGGCCAAGCAGTTGTCCGCAGATTCCAGGACGCCCCCGAAATGGACGAGGTCGTGTATGTGGACGACGTTTCCCTGATTCCGGGTATGATCGGAAAAATACGGATCGATTCCTTTTACGAATACGATATGAACGGAACCTGGATTTCTAAATGAATAAATCTATTTTCAATATTCCTAATCTTCTCACGATGCTTCGCGTCGTAGCGCTCCCTTTTTTCGTATGGTTTCTATTTCAGAAAGAGCTGGAATATCATATAGCCGCTCTCCTGCTTTTTTCCGCGGCTTCTCTCACCGATCTGATCGACGGTTATCTTGCCCGAAAATGGAATCAGGAAACCGAGTTCGGTAAATTTCTGGATCCTCTCGCCGACAAGATCATTGTAACGGGTTGTTTTATTACGTTTATATTTTTGCAGGAACAAATCGAGTTTTGGATGGTTTGCCTGATTATAGGACGGGATATGCTTATCACGAGCCTTCGTTATTTGGCGATCCGTCAGGGACAGTCGATCCGAACTACGATGCTTGGAAAGGTCAAGACCGTATTTCAGATGGGGGCCATCCTTTTAATTCTCATATTTTTTATTTTGGTTTCGAGCAAAAAAAGAATTTTGATCAACGAGGCGTATGCTTCCGGAAAATCGAGCGGTCTCACAGTGTTTGAAATCGCTACTGGAAACGCGGTTTACTTTTTTCAAAATCTGAACAAGAACACCGGACTTGGAGACGTTATTTTCGGTTTGGGAACTTTCG
The nucleotide sequence above comes from Leptospira weilii. Encoded proteins:
- a CDS encoding enterotoxin A family protein; translated protein: MKKILMILIGSFLFGTIGNLYARRGRVIANPVDIVEAPYQSQVSSPPVESFYRADMLDPEQLRGSDGFWSAGMSTAPGNSDRSLFNHVTLGAHTGRSAYISATRALSDAHIFGNSNIPQDYYIYQIAGASNIFDVQRSLGPYTPSHARGDVVALFRITWGQVYGWYRVSFGVRGEFVHNPMFDRGRYGTTTSSPGYPELAGFPQGDPRWGNRFFANVARCDNSLRSSNGRCYLRDDKRDVDQKIYDKSYKKSKIPSLPIFKTPISKVASSKGVYLSLSSYLSGLCYVTSKTKIECRSILNNGKLSSIKETTISDTGYENSYMFGDINNDQKNDFCRLVAEGNRRTLLKCNLGDGNGRFPNEVNFGALDGGWASRGAADKRVIVKGIFGKAYFCRIVNGYEMACTELVRKNDGSGFAVFTQGETKKTNGSYYYSDLVRQESIFTDSNQDGIPDWCKVGYKAGDSQIYSECWWSENGNQFSKKVIFRNNIETKGVVAAANIMNSRIPDLCFIPEYQQNSSVVCYNFPNELLYYSSHQFNYATRLIEARNLMSENDNALCATEVRSRGKLMRLSCVSKDSKSSTGFSSVFSTLNFEDYGNVFNKKQTTIVYSNGRSLFCSIGQDTAGCVPLNQNAPSCQLITPAQMRSIGIDLGLENFQGKNECLELNTKEGCYREDGICYKWDY
- a CDS encoding FtsK/SpoIIIE family DNA translocase, producing the protein MESKDLKSTWNLQNGKMILPYVLLFTGIILILSLGSFDAGEHGVENNFFGRLGFYISYGMFFMFGAASFLPGFFMIGLGALRLVKEGLELTNRLLSLPIFLLCFAVTLQITGHVSTIPFASQGGLAGQLLSSGLEFVFGATGKVLIHLIFYFYGLILLLNESPLHFAGRILGAAGIKYRKGLQYGFGKSGENLGSFFQSAVEKFQRKRTNLPWFSAHTTTHSPNQFQQEIGPHKQTQGQKEASSLRDALHSTFGKEGRLSDLLSKVDVSSMVTSETSRIRFQNRGAFTGNFEEEGKVFRFQSVSPSLSEKIREQKTFSETSSGWEIIDFRTFDSSGIKPNVTLVSSFKDSDSSRGNELDRFVPSEEIGGKEEVSSEETGATGNSGFEKEFSKEERITSDSKEVLEESIEEKKTLDLEFSRGEISSENIETSAASKSQNVPLAEDHAHSSSNFSSEKKEDKIESTLPFPPTTLVPEFRSKRSIYHVPLKSLKTTATKIQDPLFKIESDKVARKIEEIIRQYGYESQVVSMERGPIITRYELSPPLGVKLGRITSLADELRLYLAVKNIRIVAPIPGKSTIGIEVPNSIREDVFLGDILHQNLSLRPKKDLSILIGKDISGKLVGIDLNKLPHLLVAGTTGSGKSVCLNSMISSLVVHLSPEEVRFIMIDPKMVELTLYEDIPHLLMPVITDPKKATRALAWAIQEMEARYHSVSKLKCRDFKTYNEKVEQGAHRDGYKKMPYIVIFIDELADLMMVSGKDLEDAITRITQKSRAVGIHLIMATQRPSVDVITGLIKANCPARMAFHVAQKTDSKIILDQNGAESLLGKGDFLYKSPTAADLIRIQSPYVSEEEIEKIVEEARKFGKPSYVDFDLDEETESSTVDEEDEQLFEQAWEIVRTDRKASASYLQRRMRIGYNKAARLMELMEERGYVSPQIGSKGREILRAS
- a CDS encoding HTH domain-containing protein, with translation MNFLEFSIKVLKESNRPLTHIEIWEIGKEKGYDTRVSSKGKTPWQTIAARIYVDIRDNTNSPFIKLKLRPTKFFLKELMSKELEKLIQFDEDNSASIKKKELKFAERDLHKYLSYYLYNYHFIYSKTIFHENSNKKIFAQWAHPDVVGVHFTITDWENEVIDIARDVGSLGIKLFSYEIKIELNFGNLRESFFQAVSNSSWAHEGYLVVTNYDQDDEFYEEYKRLSNSFGIGLIFLDVDDPDSSRIIFQAKTKDFIDIDTMNKIATINPDFKEFLKRIRTDLTSREIRKEKYDKVEMVENLENKKGLRKVNEV
- a CDS encoding LolA family protein; the encoded protein is MESKFDRSGSAQILESDKVSKVSDVSKKIPGDPVFLMKKTIILSFYILFLVLESSLLAQPAHNWNSPSEVVKQVKKKFNDLNSYKANFQIQTVSNRKSKNMKGVCLYKKGGRIRYQFSDPSGDEIVSDGKTLYIYIARLNAVGKQDLTLNKSNKSGPIFSSFTDEGLSRIFRKYHYKFDSIEQPQTSSKDGRKYFVLNLEQREKIGGFETMLLYVDAETYFIQKAVASDGRGKETTVEFSNLEINPDLEDGQFNFHIGGNAKIINNPLVSEQ
- a CDS encoding helix-turn-helix domain-containing protein; the encoded protein is MNQKRVGQILREAREEKKLSVKDVAKETNISVKYILALETEDYSQFPGETFTMGFLKNYGSYLKLDTGQLINLYRGEKIEESQAPLEELTRPTTSYYTKINVDKNKIFTIASVLIILISAYLIIDSFIDPSSGDDAVEESGKKLDIPENIDFLTRSIPENRSESFILTPDKGVSFSVSNQQCKLFIDSVEKGGALNTAVLAFNVYPELTVYKFRLNEGQEKVLSYTIPEISSLRRNVRIIAQAVTENSAKVLVTLSEEEQKQENKNNTIDNTKTLGDVPIQVTLFFNKVSYAEFIIDGQMGFRGLVQANETKSLEAKDRLELKVGDGSAVEMIQNGKPKITLGRPGKLVKKIFVKTQNPYDSTQSIIKELGE
- the rimO gene encoding 30S ribosomal protein S12 methylthiotransferase RimO, with product MDKKFYITTLGCPKNTADSMSMHHSLLEEGFTPATFAEESDFHFINTCTFIQSATEETIQTILSAAQVKKQNHQKLVVVGCFAERYPDNISSEIPEVDLFFGTGKYAQAGKILREKFPDLSPSKREFNDSLLERWKLSSGIENYSKPYAYVKVSDGCNRGCSFCIIPSFRGKFRESPVEDILRDADRAIRAGAKEICLVSQDTVYYGRDSEVLLDMVRKVAEIGSLEILRLLYLYPDKKTEKLIHLMGETPKIAPYLESPLQHVSSKILKLMNRTGESSAFKDLFALAREVKPGLEIRTSFIIGYPGEEPDDVDQVLRFIEETRPEKVNLFSYSPQEGTKGAELKQTVPEKEKSKRINLIRDAHLAILEEIHESRIGQTYDAIVDSVEDGQAVVRRFQDAPEMDEVVYVDDVSLIPGMIGKIRIDSFYEYDMNGTWISK
- the pgsA gene encoding CDP-diacylglycerol--glycerol-3-phosphate 3-phosphatidyltransferase, which encodes MNKSIFNIPNLLTMLRVVALPFFVWFLFQKELEYHIAALLLFSAASLTDLIDGYLARKWNQETEFGKFLDPLADKIIVTGCFITFIFLQEQIEFWMVCLIIGRDMLITSLRYLAIRQGQSIRTTMLGKVKTVFQMGAILLILIFFILVSSKKRILINEAYASGKSSGLTVFEIATGNAVYFFQNLNKNTGLGDVIFGLGTFVPYWGMLVTTAITVISGIRYLVTNSKVLQPSHIKRMFQKNGTKSNRS